The DNA region TTCTCCTGAACTTGCAGTTCCTTCTCGGATTGTTTAACCACACCGAAGAGGAATGAAAAGGAAGAAGAGCAGATCACACAACAATCTCACGACAAGGTTCCTAACATATTACAGATGGCGAATATATAGTTGCTTTGAAACATAAGATCATCTTGATTATgtcatggattttttttaatggcaaATCTGAAgattaaaaatcatcaaacaTCACAGATAAgaacatctctctctctctctctctctctctctctctccacaccGGACAAAATGGAGGAGCAAGGGATCTTGAGGAGAAGATTAGACATACGAGGGAGAGTAGATCACCAGGCGTAGACGAGGATGGCTTGAGGTCTGTAACATGCAGTGACCGCCGACCGGTGAGGTGGCTTGCTGCTGCAGCGACCAGGCGAGGAGGAGTCAGCGGCAAGCCTCGCTTCCTCTATTCTGCAGTTCTGGGCGAGCCTCTTCGACTTCGTGGACAAACGAGCAGGCCTGCGAACGAGACAAAGAATGAGAGAAGCATCGAGATAATGGGCTGTGAGCATGTGGCCAGTGGCTATTGCCTTGTGGGCTGTGCACCCTCGCTGGTGGGTGGCTGCTTGGATGGTATGGGCTGTGCACTTGAAAAGTTAAAGATCTGGGCCTCTGAATCTCTGATAGAGTGGTGGATCAGTGGATGATGGGTTGTGCGCCCTGATGCACGAATTGGAAATAAGGTGGTGCACTAAGGTGATTATGGGCTAATAACTACTAAATTTTTTTGGGACCCTGGTGCTTGTGCACCCGGGAGAGCCAACCTGGCTTTGCCCCTGGACTGGGGTTTGAGAAATGTGGTCACGGGCAGGTTGTGTTTAGGGAATGCAGAAAGGTGGTAGTAAGGTGATGTTGAGCTTGAACTCTTTTGGCTTCAGATTTGTTCGAGATATGCTGCTTAAGGATTTGCATGGGGCATGCTTTGACCTAGTGGTAACTTGAACTGAATTCCTCATGCCATTTGATCACACGaaacgaaaaaaaaagaggacCACGAGAGGTATAGGTGTCTGATTGTCTCTTATAACGGTACAGTTGGTTAGAGTGATGTTGCCTCTCTTCAACTTGTCAGTTTATGGTTTGGCGTGTGCTGTTGACTTGTTGCCTTTCAGGAAATTTGCTGTCTAAGATTTTACAGCTAGGATAATGTGGCACTGCCATCCCGTGCCTCGTATTGGTGTTGGATGTATGTTGACACAACAGAACTGCCTCATTGGGTTATGCCCTTAATAGCATATGCAGCACACATCTGTCAATTATTTTGCCACCATGCCACATTAGTCCATTTGTGTTCATATGATCATCTCGTTCAGAAAAAAATGGAAGCTTTTAATTTTCAGACTTGATGCGTCTTATTATGGGAGCTTGTGATTTCATTTGTCTGATTCAGAACAGGCTGCTGTGAGGGCAAATTCATGATATTGATGGTGGATGGCTTTGTCTTTTATTTGATATCCTActtcattttattttagagTTTGACTGAATTTTATAAAATGAAACATCTTCCATACAATCAAATCAAGTTTACTAAAAGGTAAAGCAAATGTATTCATCTGAAAGTAAACTTTAGATTTTGCTGTATCCTGAGGACTTGTGTAGTGAATTGAGCTTCTCGATCATTCAATAATCAGCTTTTTTGATTTGGGACTTAAGGATGACTACTATATGCGGCACACTGATATCATCTAAGCCTACTTTTCAGATCTACTCCTTTCTTAAATAGGCTAAGAATCTCATTGTTTTGTGCGAGCTAAGTTTAAAATGCTGCCTTGTGTTGTAAGTTGACTTGGTTTGCTGTTTTGTTTCAGTTGACATCATCTCTGCAATCGAGTTTGATAGATCTGGTGATCATCTTGCCACCGGGGATAAAGGAGGACGTGTGGTTTTGTTTGAAAGGACAGATGCTCGGGATGTAAGCTCTGCATATTTGAAGTTATCTTGGTTTGATCTCAATGTTGCCCTAATAAAGTCGTTCTATCAGCAGAATTTCAGACGGAGAGAATTGGAGAGACAAGATTTTCCAATCACCAGACACCCGGAGTTCCGCTACAAAACTGAATTTCAGAGTCATGAACCCGAGGCATGCTAATAAGCAGCATTTTCTGTCATTTCCTTTAAAAGTTTCTCTATTGCCATAAAGTTGTATTAACACAATAAACCGAGAAGTTGGCGTTAAGAATAACAACTCATAGggggaaaatgaattttttgCTTAGGCCATGGTACCATTTTTGTGTTTCATATTGCAATATTCACTGCTGAGCATATAATAGAGCATTGCAGTACCATAtgcttttattttttccttgttGAAATTATTAGTAGATAGAAAGTTATGCCAATGCTGTccttatttttatgtatttctTGTAGTTTGACTACCTCAAAAGTTTGGAAATAGAGGAGAAGATCAACAAGATCAAATGGTGCCAGACATCCAACAATGCTCTCTCCCTTTTGTCTACAAATGATAAAACAATCAAATACTGGAAGGTATGGAGGAAAaatatgtcaagagtgctttgaCTAAGTGCCATCTGTTTTTGCTTTGGTTACCGGTTGCTTTACTTACTGTCTAGGTGAAGGAGAAGAAAGTAAAACGAGTTTCAGTCATGAATTTGGACACTTCCCAAAGTGTAGGAAGTAGTACCACTGCTAGTGCAAGTAGCAGTAGTTCTAAGGCACCTCTTCCAAATGGTGCATGTTCAGAAAAGTTCAATTGCCCGAGCAATGAACTCTCTTTTCCTCCCGGAGGTTACCCATCGCTGTGTTTGCCTGTGGTAGGTATACTCAACCTCTGTTTATATGTTGTCTGCAGAACATTCATATAATCAGCTCTAGCGTTTGGTGTTGAAATTATATAACTATGCAAAACTGCAGTCATCCAGTCCAACTGACTTCACTTTCCATCGCATGCAGGTTACAAGTCTAGAGGCAAACCCTGTTGCTAGATGTCGACGTGTATATGCCCATGCTCATGATTACCATATAAATTCTATTTCAAATAATAGGTCAGTTATGCCATGACATGAATTTTGTATTTTCTATGGGATCCCTTATGCACTCGTTCATTTCCATGGGTTCATATGTATCTCTTCCGTGGGTTCATAGTTTATACACATCTCTTCCATGGGTGTTGCTAGTGCTTCAAATCTTTAGGTCTCTGCAGCTATGTTGCAACCTTTTGCACCTTTCTACATCGTACGCATCTCTTCCGTGGGTTCATAGTTCATACGCATCTCTTCCATGGGTGTAAGTAGTGCTTCAAATCTTTAGGTCTCTGCAGCTACGTTGCAACCTTTTGCACCTTTCTACAGACTAGGGCAAACTGAACCTGAGTTCTGTTTTTAATAAAATTCAAGGTTCAGTTGGCTTGTATCGCTACCTTCTCAATAAGTATCAAACATGAGCAGcttttatgctttttttttattgGGAGTGAAGCTCACATAGTCGCATATGTTTTTACGCTTGATTAATTTTGTTTTGCCACAGTAATTTTGACAGTTTTCCTTGGCCACGTTCCTGTATATTCCAAATATTTCATCAATGATGTAATCTGTGGGCAATGTGTTGATCCATTGTTCTATTGTTTGTTAATCACAGTGACGGCGAGACATTCATATCAGCAGATGATCTGCGAATAAATCTATGGAACTTGGAAATAAACAGCCAAAGCTTTAACATTGTTGACGTGAAGCCTTCAAACATGGAAGATCTAACAGGTAATTCCATTTAGCCTCATAGTTTTTTCCCTAAATAATGCAACATGGTCAAATTGACTTGAGAAAGTGTTTCTTTACCATTTATCACAAAAGTACTGGTGTGGCATGATGACATACTGAAATGTGCTGGCTCTACACATCTTACAATTAAGAACTGAATATAATCTAATCATTATCACTTCCTTCTTATTTTGGGATAATAATTTTTGTCTCTCTGTTTGGTATTTATATAAGTATTACGATTGATGTACTCATTTCTGCATAAGGTTCTATTAAGCTATTAACAAAAACCCTATTATATTGTCTTTCTTGATTGGGCCTACATTCTTTCAGACTTCCTATTTTTTATTGGGGCAGGTCTAGAAGTAGTCTCTTGGTTAAATGAGTGTGGAATAGGTCAAGGATATATCATGGCCTAGTCATAACAtagaatttaaaaataaaataaaataaatcatGGCATGGGACGTGAAGACCATACACCTTTTTTTGTGCCCACAATCTTGTTTTGGCGCATGTGTTGTTTGCACAACATGCATTCCTTCAATGAagaatttctttgttttttttctgcATTGGTTATTTGGTTGCTGCATGGtgtgatttctttgttgttgtATAATGTATTAGAAATAATGGTACAATGAGAGTCACCTACGAAAAAGGCAGTTGCAAATATCATTGACTGATTGATGCCatgaaatgaaaataaattggaaACTGCTGGGTCCATTCTGTTCTTTTAACTTGGCACCGGCACAGTAGTATAGTCATTCTCTGTAAAGTTTGATTGTAACATATCTGTGTTATTACTGGGATTGTTAGGGCTGCTATCTGAACAGCCATTAGTACAGTGGCACTAGGCACTAAGTAATTTCTGGAACAAGTGGTGATCCAGTAGataaaaatagatcaaatgggCTTGTACCAATTTGAAAATTATACACTAATGTAGCTTGTGGGCTACTGTACTGTGATAGTGCTACTAATCTACTATGAGAAGTAACAACAGTTGATGGAGAGATTTGCAGAAATGCACTCCAATTGATTGCGCTTCGATGAAATGCCATCctggcccacatgtcatttAGACACAGGTGGCCCCATATGTTAGGGAGGGATGGCATTTCATCGAAGCACAATCAACTGGAGTGCATTTTGGCAATTTTCCCACAGTTGATGTGCTGTTCAATTCTTATGAATCTTTTTTACTCCCTCCATTCATATATATTGACGTTTTGGGTATCGATGCGATCTCCAATATGCAATTTGACTGTTACTTTTTGCATGAAAACAATAATAAAGTTGTAAAACTACTATATCatgaaactatttttctggACAAATCCAATGATATTGTTTCTGTAtgacaaattcaaatattttttatattatttgtcAAAGTTAGAGAGGTTTGACTGCATGATTTATAAAACAGCATATAATTACAGAGGGAGCATTTAGAATAGGCTTTTAAGTAATTCTGATAATCAAATCATGGAAACACAACTTTATGTATTTTACATACGAGTTTTGTCCATATTGAAATTTTCTATAGAAGAGTTACCCAACTGAAtagaataaaaatatacaatGTGACACTCGATATTTCCTTTGTTTATTGAGATAATCATGTTGTCTCTTTGCCATTGTGATGATTAGAAATCTGTTAGGTTCATTTTCGTTACAATCACTAGAAATCTTGTGCATCTTATTCTTGTATTGCCATATGCACATGATGATATTATTCTATTCATATTTCAGAGGTGATTACATGTGCGGAGTTCCATCCAACCCATTGTAATACACTAGCCTACAGCAGCTCAAAGGGTTCTATCCGACTTATTGATCTGCGACAATCAGCGCTGTGTGACAACCATTCCAAGATGTTAGTAATTCCACTTATACCTTCTTCCTGTAACATTCTATCTTTCTGTACTGGGCAACATCAGAAATTTTATGAAGGGTCAGAATGTGTACAGTTATTTATATTGGAAGTTTTTTACTAGATGCTCTATGAGTTAACGAAAAGCCTATAAACAGATTTGAGGAACATGAAGCACCTGGATCAAGATCCTTCTTTACGGAGATTATAGCATCAATTTCGGATATAAAGTTTTCAAGGGATGGGAGATATATTCTTAGTCGTGATTATATGACTCTCAAGGTGTGTTACTAGCCTCTCCATGTTTACCTCATTGGTTTTGCCTAGCTTACACTCGTACCCTCATAGTTTTGTTCAAATCCAGAATGTTTGTTGACTTTTGTCAGAAGTTCATTTTCAATGATTTGCGGCTGCTTCAAGTCAGAAGTTAATGCGATATTTTCATATTGTTTGAGGGGTAAAACGATTGGGTGTAGCTCTTCTATGTGTTGCATGAGATTGAGTGCTTGCATTGAAAAGATGAATCAACATTAAGTGTATGGCTATAGAAGTGGTCCGATTGCATGATTTTAGGAACTGTTTTATTATTTGCACTGTGCTTAGTAACTAACAAGAATAGATTATGAGATTACTTATCACCTCTTCAACGACAGCCCTCTTATCCTTCCACTCTGATCTTCCTTTAATGAATGGTTGATTGTTGCTTAGTCAGTCGatgaatataattttttgtactctttttcccaaaaaaagTTTAATATTTTTGTTCTATCCTCAGCTATGGGATCTGAACATGGATTCAGGTCCTGTTTCAACCTTCCAGGTCCATGAACATTTAAGACCAAAGGTGAAGTTTTCTCGTCTGAATGATTAAGAAAGAAGCCATGTGATGACCAATCTATAATCTAGTTGTGTGCTATCACTATTTTCAGCTCTGTGATCTGTATGAGAATGACTCAATATTTGATAAGTTTGAGTGTTGTCTTAGTGGGGACGGACTTCGTGTTGCAACTGGTTCTTATGGGTATTTCTTTAACTCATTATTGAGTACATGTGCAATGTTATAGAAATTCAGTATGTTAACACTTTATTTTGCTGGTTTCATTAAATGCAGTAATATGTTTCGTGTTTTTGGTTGTACTCCTGGAAGCGTGGAGGCAACTACTTTGGAAGCAAGTAGGAATCCTATGAGGTAACCTTTTATTTTACACattattttcctttcctttgtAGCCATGGTCTGGGTTTGATGCCAGGGGTGCCCTACCTCCCCATCTTGATGTAGCTATTAAGGGCTAGTTTAGTCCAATCCCATCCATTACTGGGGATGTAGTGGGAAACGAACCCAGTAGGGCTATAATTTCGTTTGATTGTGATCAATTGTGTAACTTTATCATTAAgaaatatgtaattttttcgGAGCATAACAGATGTCCCCATCCCTACATCAATGTCTGGGGCAACTTTTTCCGGGCCCATATCCTAATAGAGGAGTTCCCTGCGAGTTTTTGGGAAATACACCCTGCCATCCTTTCTGGGAATGTGGCCTGGAGAAGGGTGATGACTGGTGTATAAAATAAAACTCCAACCAGGAGCTACATTTCTCGTCTGTTTGAGTTGTTTCATGGAAAACAACTTTCAATAGTACTACCAGTAGCTATGTTGCCTTCTTTCTTTTTAGAAACATAGATTTCCCTGTTCAATTATATTGAAATGAGTCATAAGCGTTCAGAAGTCAAACAGTTCGCAGCGCACCATATTACGTTGCCCTCTTCACATGTTAGTTGTCATACAAAGACTTGCAACTACTCTTTAGCAGTCATAATACAaagctttttctttttggatttGGGGTGCCATTAGGCGTCAGATTGCAAATCCTACAAGGCCCACGCGGACACTGACTTCTTTCACCCGTGGTGTTCGCAGAGGTGAGTGGCTTCTCTCCAA from Phragmites australis chromosome 8, lpPhrAust1.1, whole genome shotgun sequence includes:
- the LOC133926900 gene encoding serine/threonine protein phosphatase 2A 55 kDa regulatory subunit B beta isoform-like isoform X2, whose translation is MDPPGPGDVGEAAQPQPLEWRFAQVFGERATGEDVQEVDIISAIEFDRSGDHLATGDKGGRVVLFERTDARDNFRRRELERQDFPITRHPEFRYKTEFQSHEPEFDYLKSLEIEEKINKIKWCQTSNNALSLLSTNDKTIKYWKVKEKKVKRVSVMNLDTSQSVGSSTTASASSSSSKAPLPNGACSEKFNCPSNELSFPPGGYPSLCLPVVTSLEANPVARCRRVYAHAHDYHINSISNNSDGETFISADDLRINLWNLEINSQSFNIVDVKPSNMEDLTEVITCAEFHPTHCNTLAYSSSKGSIRLIDLRQSALCDNHSKIFEEHEAPGSRSFFTEIIASISDIKFSRDGRYILSRDYMTLKLWDLNMDSGPVSTFQVHEHLRPKLCDLYENDSIFDKFECCLSGDGLRVATGSYGNMFRVFGCTPGSVEATTLEASRNPMRRQIANPTRPTRTLTSFTRGVRRGGENQGIDANGNSFDLSTKLLHLAWHPTENSIACAAANSLYMYYA
- the LOC133926900 gene encoding serine/threonine protein phosphatase 2A 55 kDa regulatory subunit B beta isoform-like isoform X1 translates to MDPPGPGDVGEAAQPQPLEWRFAQVFGERATGEDVQEVDIISAIEFDRSGDHLATGDKGGRVVLFERTDARDQNFRRRELERQDFPITRHPEFRYKTEFQSHEPEFDYLKSLEIEEKINKIKWCQTSNNALSLLSTNDKTIKYWKVKEKKVKRVSVMNLDTSQSVGSSTTASASSSSSKAPLPNGACSEKFNCPSNELSFPPGGYPSLCLPVVTSLEANPVARCRRVYAHAHDYHINSISNNSDGETFISADDLRINLWNLEINSQSFNIVDVKPSNMEDLTEVITCAEFHPTHCNTLAYSSSKGSIRLIDLRQSALCDNHSKIFEEHEAPGSRSFFTEIIASISDIKFSRDGRYILSRDYMTLKLWDLNMDSGPVSTFQVHEHLRPKLCDLYENDSIFDKFECCLSGDGLRVATGSYGNMFRVFGCTPGSVEATTLEASRNPMRRQIANPTRPTRTLTSFTRGVRRGGENQGIDANGNSFDLSTKLLHLAWHPTENSIACAAANSLYMYYA